One Zonotrichia albicollis isolate bZonAlb1 chromosome 25, bZonAlb1.hap1, whole genome shotgun sequence genomic window carries:
- the LOC141731805 gene encoding espin-like isoform X3, which produces MALERALQAARQGDVEALRGLRAAGLLRPGLRDALGASPAHHAARAGRLACLRYLAAEAALRGDARARNGATPAHDAAATGNLACLQWLLTQGGCGVQDTDNSGATILHLAARFGHHEVIEWLLRFGGSDPTAATNTGALPVHYAAVKGDFPSLRLLLGHCPSTLSAQTKTGATPLYLACQEGHLEIIQYLVQDCGADPHARAYDGMTPLHAAAQMGHNTVIVWLMSFTTVSLSERDAEGATAMHFAASRGHAKVLSWLLLHGGEITADGWGGTPLHDAAENGELECCQILVVNGADLSIRDQDGYTAADLADYNGHSHCAQYLRTVENMSVEHRVLSRDPSADGECRQPDSGMSSPNTTASVPQARFEVGSPASTLSNYDSCHSSQSSTGEKRGGPPGAPAARVPEPALADMQAYMDMLDPEMRPRGRGPAGEGPPPPPPPAFPPPPPPPPSTRPPPPPPGYPAPAPPAAPHTADIYVRAKNNLRHVESQALRRELASRDSSPEGLRRADSSRRSRNFGKQPSTGDYYKHLGHVAAEKPGPQRMAHTEEASPISTDTMSNGESKSGAELPPPPPPPPLPDTACPTPPPPPPLAETPAGPRRSSSSTGRGKALRQMKSTKSFNMMSPTGDNSELLAEIKAGKSLKPTPQSKGFTTVFSGSGQGGANAESPVSSPSPTRTPTPPATPEAAGPPRCLAGGSPEPVLNGSSPVPAAGAGAAAEVEALVPSQDEHGRPIPEWKRQVMVRKLQLRMQEEEEQRRKEKEEEARLASMPAWRRDILRKKLEEEREQKRKEQEKLKREEEEKEKEQSEKLRTLGYDETKLAPWQRQIILKKGDIAKH; this is translated from the exons GCAACCTCGCCTGTCTCCAGTGGCTGCTCACGCAGGGGGGCTGCGGCGTGCAG gacacagacAACTCTGGTGCCACCATCCTGCACCTGGCAGCCCGTTTCGGTCACCACGAGGTGATCGAGTGGCTCCTCCGCTTCGGAGGCAGCGACCCCACGGCAGCCACCAACACGGGAGCGCTGCCCGTCCACTACGCCGCGGTGAAAGGGGATTTCCCTTCCCTGCGACTCCTCTTGGGACACTGCCCCAG CACGCTGAGTGCCCAGACCAAGACGGGGGCCACCCCGCTGTACCTCGCCTGCCAGGAAGGCCACCTGGAGATCATCCAGTACCTGGTGCAGGACTGTGGGGCTGACCCCCATGCTCGGGCTTATGATGGCATGACCCCACTACACGCCGCCGCCCAGATGGGCCACAACACTGTCATCGTGTGGCTG ATGAGCTTCACGACGGTGAGCCTGTCGGAGCGGGATGCTGAGGGGGCCACAGCCATGCACTTTGCTGCCAGCCGTGGCCACGCCAaggtgctgagctggctgctgctgcacggCGGGGAAATCACTGCCGATGGCTGGGGCGGCACGCCGCTGCACGATGCCGCCGAGAATGGCGAGCTGGAG tgctgccagatCCTGGTGGTGAACGGTGCCGACCTCAGCATCCGTGACCAGGATGGCTACACAGCGGCCGACCTCGCCGACTACAACGGCCACAGCCACTGCGCCCAGTACCTGCGCACCGTGGAGAACATG agcgtGGAGCACCGCGTGCTGTCACGAGACCCCTCGGCGGACGGGGAATGCCGCCAGCCCGACTCGGGCATGTCCTCGCCCAACACCACGGCGTCGGTGCCCCAGGCGCGCTTCGAGGTGGGCTCCCCTGCCAGCACCCTCTCCAACTACGACTCCTGCCACTCCAGCCAGTCCAGCACCGGGGAGAAGAGGGGCGGCCCCCCAGGGGCCCCCGCCGCCC GGGTGCCTGAGCCGGCGCTGGCGGACATGCAGGCGTACATGGACATGCTGGACCCTGAGATGCGGCCACGGGGCCGGGGCCCAGCAGGCGAGGGTCCCCCGCCGCCACCACCCCCTGCCTTCCCCCCACCGCCACCCCCACCCCCCAGCACCCGGCCACCCCCGCCACCCCCTGGCTACCCTGCACCTGCGCCCCCCGCTGCCCCCCACACCGCTGACATCTACGTGCGGGCCAAGAACAACCTGCGGCATGTGGAGAGCCAGGCGCTGCGCCGAGAG ctggcaTCGCGTGACAGCAGCCCCGAGGGCCTGCGCCGGGCCGACTCCAGCAGGCGGTCAAGGAATTTCGGCAAGCAGCCGAGCACCGGTGACTACTACAAGCACCTGGGGCACGTCGCGGCCGAGAAGCCAGGCCCGCAGCGAATGGCGCACACCGAGGAG GCATCACCCATCTCGACGGACACCATGAGCAATGGGGAGAGCAAGTCCGGTGCCGAGCTGCCGCCTCCACCGCCGCCCCCTCCGCTGCCCGACACCGCCTGCCCGACGCCCCCACCGCCGCCCCCGCTCGCCGAGACTCCCGCCGGCCCCCGCCGCTCCTCGTCCTCTACGGGAA GAGGAAAGGCGCTCAGGCAGATGAAGA GCACCAAGTCCTTCAACATGATGTCCCCCACCGGCGACAACTCGGAGCTGCTGGCCGAGATCAAAGCTGGGAAGAGCCTCAAGCCAACGCCACAGAGCAAAGGCTTCACCACTGTTTTCTCCGGCAGCGGCCAGGGAGGGGCCAAC GCAGAGTCGCCAGTGTCCTCCCCGTCACCCACCAGGACGCCCACCCCGCCGGCCACCCCCGAGGCTGCCGGGCCGCCGCGctgcctggcagggggctctccggAGCCGGTGCTCAACGGGAGCTCACCGGTGCCGGCAgcaggcgctggggcagcggCGGAGGTGGAGGCGCTGGTGCCCAGCCAGGACGAGCACGGCCGGCCCATCCCCGAGTGGAAGCGGCAGGTGATGGTTCGCAAGCTGCAGCTCCGcatgcaggaggaagaggagcagcgGCGCAAG gagaaggaagaggaggcgCGCCTGGCCAGCATGCCGGCCTGGAGGAGGGACATCCTGCGCAAGaagctggaggaggagag GGAGCAGAAACG gaaagagcaggagaagctgaagcgggaggaggaggagaaggagaaggagcagtcGGAAAAGCTAAGGACTCTCGGGTACGATGAGACAAAGCTGGCGCCCTGGCAGCGACAGATCATCCTCAAGAAGGGGGACATAGCCAAGCACTAG
- the LOC141731805 gene encoding espin-like isoform X2: protein MALERALQAARQGDVEALRGLRAAGLLRPGLRDALGASPAHHAARAGRLACLRYLAAEAALRGDARARNGATPAHDAAATGNLACLQWLLTQGGCGVQDTDNSGATILHLAARFGHHEVIEWLLRFGGSDPTAATNTGALPVHYAAVKGDFPSLRLLLGHCPSTLSAQTKTGATPLYLACQEGHLEIIQYLVQDCGADPHARAYDGMTPLHAAAQMGHNTVIVWLMSFTTVSLSERDAEGATAMHFAASRGHAKVLSWLLLHGGEITADGWGGTPLHDAAENGELECCQILVVNGADLSIRDQDGYTAADLADYNGHSHCAQYLRTVENMSVEHRVLSRDPSADGECRQPDSGMSSPNTTASVPQARFEVGSPASTLSNYDSCHSSQSSTGEKRGGPPGAPAARECGARGRGAGGAGPAPPDPLPCAGVPEPALADMQAYMDMLDPEMRPRGRGPAGEGPPPPPPPAFPPPPPPPPSTRPPPPPPGYPAPAPPAAPHTADIYVRAKNNLRHVESQALRRELASRDSSPEGLRRADSSRRSRNFGKQPSTGDYYKHLGHVAAEKPGPQRMAHTEEASPISTDTMSNGESKSGAELPPPPPPPPLPDTACPTPPPPPPLAETPAGPRRSSSSTGSTKSFNMMSPTGDNSELLAEIKAGKSLKPTPQSKGFTTVFSGSGQGGANAESPVSSPSPTRTPTPPATPEAAGPPRCLAGGSPEPVLNGSSPVPAAGAGAAAEVEALVPSQDEHGRPIPEWKRQVMVRKLQLRMQEEEEQRRKEKEEEARLASMPAWRRDILRKKLEEEREQKRKEQEKLKREEEEKEKEQSEKLRTLGYDETKLAPWQRQIILKKGDIAKH from the exons GCAACCTCGCCTGTCTCCAGTGGCTGCTCACGCAGGGGGGCTGCGGCGTGCAG gacacagacAACTCTGGTGCCACCATCCTGCACCTGGCAGCCCGTTTCGGTCACCACGAGGTGATCGAGTGGCTCCTCCGCTTCGGAGGCAGCGACCCCACGGCAGCCACCAACACGGGAGCGCTGCCCGTCCACTACGCCGCGGTGAAAGGGGATTTCCCTTCCCTGCGACTCCTCTTGGGACACTGCCCCAG CACGCTGAGTGCCCAGACCAAGACGGGGGCCACCCCGCTGTACCTCGCCTGCCAGGAAGGCCACCTGGAGATCATCCAGTACCTGGTGCAGGACTGTGGGGCTGACCCCCATGCTCGGGCTTATGATGGCATGACCCCACTACACGCCGCCGCCCAGATGGGCCACAACACTGTCATCGTGTGGCTG ATGAGCTTCACGACGGTGAGCCTGTCGGAGCGGGATGCTGAGGGGGCCACAGCCATGCACTTTGCTGCCAGCCGTGGCCACGCCAaggtgctgagctggctgctgctgcacggCGGGGAAATCACTGCCGATGGCTGGGGCGGCACGCCGCTGCACGATGCCGCCGAGAATGGCGAGCTGGAG tgctgccagatCCTGGTGGTGAACGGTGCCGACCTCAGCATCCGTGACCAGGATGGCTACACAGCGGCCGACCTCGCCGACTACAACGGCCACAGCCACTGCGCCCAGTACCTGCGCACCGTGGAGAACATG agcgtGGAGCACCGCGTGCTGTCACGAGACCCCTCGGCGGACGGGGAATGCCGCCAGCCCGACTCGGGCATGTCCTCGCCCAACACCACGGCGTCGGTGCCCCAGGCGCGCTTCGAGGTGGGCTCCCCTGCCAGCACCCTCTCCAACTACGACTCCTGCCACTCCAGCCAGTCCAGCACCGGGGAGAAGAGGGGCGGCCCCCCAGGGGCCCCCGCCGCCCGTGAGTGCGGGGCCagggggcgcggggcggggggcgcgggtCCAGCCCCCCCTGACCCCCTGCCCTGCGCAGGGGTGCCTGAGCCGGCGCTGGCGGACATGCAGGCGTACATGGACATGCTGGACCCTGAGATGCGGCCACGGGGCCGGGGCCCAGCAGGCGAGGGTCCCCCGCCGCCACCACCCCCTGCCTTCCCCCCACCGCCACCCCCACCCCCCAGCACCCGGCCACCCCCGCCACCCCCTGGCTACCCTGCACCTGCGCCCCCCGCTGCCCCCCACACCGCTGACATCTACGTGCGGGCCAAGAACAACCTGCGGCATGTGGAGAGCCAGGCGCTGCGCCGAGAG ctggcaTCGCGTGACAGCAGCCCCGAGGGCCTGCGCCGGGCCGACTCCAGCAGGCGGTCAAGGAATTTCGGCAAGCAGCCGAGCACCGGTGACTACTACAAGCACCTGGGGCACGTCGCGGCCGAGAAGCCAGGCCCGCAGCGAATGGCGCACACCGAGGAG GCATCACCCATCTCGACGGACACCATGAGCAATGGGGAGAGCAAGTCCGGTGCCGAGCTGCCGCCTCCACCGCCGCCCCCTCCGCTGCCCGACACCGCCTGCCCGACGCCCCCACCGCCGCCCCCGCTCGCCGAGACTCCCGCCGGCCCCCGCCGCTCCTCGTCCTCTACGGGAA GCACCAAGTCCTTCAACATGATGTCCCCCACCGGCGACAACTCGGAGCTGCTGGCCGAGATCAAAGCTGGGAAGAGCCTCAAGCCAACGCCACAGAGCAAAGGCTTCACCACTGTTTTCTCCGGCAGCGGCCAGGGAGGGGCCAAC GCAGAGTCGCCAGTGTCCTCCCCGTCACCCACCAGGACGCCCACCCCGCCGGCCACCCCCGAGGCTGCCGGGCCGCCGCGctgcctggcagggggctctccggAGCCGGTGCTCAACGGGAGCTCACCGGTGCCGGCAgcaggcgctggggcagcggCGGAGGTGGAGGCGCTGGTGCCCAGCCAGGACGAGCACGGCCGGCCCATCCCCGAGTGGAAGCGGCAGGTGATGGTTCGCAAGCTGCAGCTCCGcatgcaggaggaagaggagcagcgGCGCAAG gagaaggaagaggaggcgCGCCTGGCCAGCATGCCGGCCTGGAGGAGGGACATCCTGCGCAAGaagctggaggaggagag GGAGCAGAAACG gaaagagcaggagaagctgaagcgggaggaggaggagaaggagaaggagcagtcGGAAAAGCTAAGGACTCTCGGGTACGATGAGACAAAGCTGGCGCCCTGGCAGCGACAGATCATCCTCAAGAAGGGGGACATAGCCAAGCACTAG
- the LOC141731805 gene encoding espin-like isoform X1 has product MALERALQAARQGDVEALRGLRAAGLLRPGLRDALGASPAHHAARAGRLACLRYLAAEAALRGDARARNGATPAHDAAATGNLACLQWLLTQGGCGVQDTDNSGATILHLAARFGHHEVIEWLLRFGGSDPTAATNTGALPVHYAAVKGDFPSLRLLLGHCPSTLSAQTKTGATPLYLACQEGHLEIIQYLVQDCGADPHARAYDGMTPLHAAAQMGHNTVIVWLMSFTTVSLSERDAEGATAMHFAASRGHAKVLSWLLLHGGEITADGWGGTPLHDAAENGELECCQILVVNGADLSIRDQDGYTAADLADYNGHSHCAQYLRTVENMSVEHRVLSRDPSADGECRQPDSGMSSPNTTASVPQARFEVGSPASTLSNYDSCHSSQSSTGEKRGGPPGAPAARECGARGRGAGGAGPAPPDPLPCAGVPEPALADMQAYMDMLDPEMRPRGRGPAGEGPPPPPPPAFPPPPPPPPSTRPPPPPPGYPAPAPPAAPHTADIYVRAKNNLRHVESQALRRELASRDSSPEGLRRADSSRRSRNFGKQPSTGDYYKHLGHVAAEKPGPQRMAHTEEASPISTDTMSNGESKSGAELPPPPPPPPLPDTACPTPPPPPPLAETPAGPRRSSSSTGRGKALRQMKSTKSFNMMSPTGDNSELLAEIKAGKSLKPTPQSKGFTTVFSGSGQGGANAESPVSSPSPTRTPTPPATPEAAGPPRCLAGGSPEPVLNGSSPVPAAGAGAAAEVEALVPSQDEHGRPIPEWKRQVMVRKLQLRMQEEEEQRRKEKEEEARLASMPAWRRDILRKKLEEEREQKRKEQEKLKREEEEKEKEQSEKLRTLGYDETKLAPWQRQIILKKGDIAKH; this is encoded by the exons GCAACCTCGCCTGTCTCCAGTGGCTGCTCACGCAGGGGGGCTGCGGCGTGCAG gacacagacAACTCTGGTGCCACCATCCTGCACCTGGCAGCCCGTTTCGGTCACCACGAGGTGATCGAGTGGCTCCTCCGCTTCGGAGGCAGCGACCCCACGGCAGCCACCAACACGGGAGCGCTGCCCGTCCACTACGCCGCGGTGAAAGGGGATTTCCCTTCCCTGCGACTCCTCTTGGGACACTGCCCCAG CACGCTGAGTGCCCAGACCAAGACGGGGGCCACCCCGCTGTACCTCGCCTGCCAGGAAGGCCACCTGGAGATCATCCAGTACCTGGTGCAGGACTGTGGGGCTGACCCCCATGCTCGGGCTTATGATGGCATGACCCCACTACACGCCGCCGCCCAGATGGGCCACAACACTGTCATCGTGTGGCTG ATGAGCTTCACGACGGTGAGCCTGTCGGAGCGGGATGCTGAGGGGGCCACAGCCATGCACTTTGCTGCCAGCCGTGGCCACGCCAaggtgctgagctggctgctgctgcacggCGGGGAAATCACTGCCGATGGCTGGGGCGGCACGCCGCTGCACGATGCCGCCGAGAATGGCGAGCTGGAG tgctgccagatCCTGGTGGTGAACGGTGCCGACCTCAGCATCCGTGACCAGGATGGCTACACAGCGGCCGACCTCGCCGACTACAACGGCCACAGCCACTGCGCCCAGTACCTGCGCACCGTGGAGAACATG agcgtGGAGCACCGCGTGCTGTCACGAGACCCCTCGGCGGACGGGGAATGCCGCCAGCCCGACTCGGGCATGTCCTCGCCCAACACCACGGCGTCGGTGCCCCAGGCGCGCTTCGAGGTGGGCTCCCCTGCCAGCACCCTCTCCAACTACGACTCCTGCCACTCCAGCCAGTCCAGCACCGGGGAGAAGAGGGGCGGCCCCCCAGGGGCCCCCGCCGCCCGTGAGTGCGGGGCCagggggcgcggggcggggggcgcgggtCCAGCCCCCCCTGACCCCCTGCCCTGCGCAGGGGTGCCTGAGCCGGCGCTGGCGGACATGCAGGCGTACATGGACATGCTGGACCCTGAGATGCGGCCACGGGGCCGGGGCCCAGCAGGCGAGGGTCCCCCGCCGCCACCACCCCCTGCCTTCCCCCCACCGCCACCCCCACCCCCCAGCACCCGGCCACCCCCGCCACCCCCTGGCTACCCTGCACCTGCGCCCCCCGCTGCCCCCCACACCGCTGACATCTACGTGCGGGCCAAGAACAACCTGCGGCATGTGGAGAGCCAGGCGCTGCGCCGAGAG ctggcaTCGCGTGACAGCAGCCCCGAGGGCCTGCGCCGGGCCGACTCCAGCAGGCGGTCAAGGAATTTCGGCAAGCAGCCGAGCACCGGTGACTACTACAAGCACCTGGGGCACGTCGCGGCCGAGAAGCCAGGCCCGCAGCGAATGGCGCACACCGAGGAG GCATCACCCATCTCGACGGACACCATGAGCAATGGGGAGAGCAAGTCCGGTGCCGAGCTGCCGCCTCCACCGCCGCCCCCTCCGCTGCCCGACACCGCCTGCCCGACGCCCCCACCGCCGCCCCCGCTCGCCGAGACTCCCGCCGGCCCCCGCCGCTCCTCGTCCTCTACGGGAA GAGGAAAGGCGCTCAGGCAGATGAAGA GCACCAAGTCCTTCAACATGATGTCCCCCACCGGCGACAACTCGGAGCTGCTGGCCGAGATCAAAGCTGGGAAGAGCCTCAAGCCAACGCCACAGAGCAAAGGCTTCACCACTGTTTTCTCCGGCAGCGGCCAGGGAGGGGCCAAC GCAGAGTCGCCAGTGTCCTCCCCGTCACCCACCAGGACGCCCACCCCGCCGGCCACCCCCGAGGCTGCCGGGCCGCCGCGctgcctggcagggggctctccggAGCCGGTGCTCAACGGGAGCTCACCGGTGCCGGCAgcaggcgctggggcagcggCGGAGGTGGAGGCGCTGGTGCCCAGCCAGGACGAGCACGGCCGGCCCATCCCCGAGTGGAAGCGGCAGGTGATGGTTCGCAAGCTGCAGCTCCGcatgcaggaggaagaggagcagcgGCGCAAG gagaaggaagaggaggcgCGCCTGGCCAGCATGCCGGCCTGGAGGAGGGACATCCTGCGCAAGaagctggaggaggagag GGAGCAGAAACG gaaagagcaggagaagctgaagcgggaggaggaggagaaggagaaggagcagtcGGAAAAGCTAAGGACTCTCGGGTACGATGAGACAAAGCTGGCGCCCTGGCAGCGACAGATCATCCTCAAGAAGGGGGACATAGCCAAGCACTAG
- the LOC141731806 gene encoding espin-like protein yields the protein MQGCHTPGMPHTAAAARGACGTASGAPLPSLPPQPGSRSPPLCRGGVPGPAGQPMREEDMQHLERQLGSLRVMHEAGQPLPGGPQEELLPLAPPSAAPAPPRRFALAQQDAPARGSRSPPVPRSAAAAPATPRGRESPGAGGAGGGPGAQHDVRSEILGCGVSVRSLKANYEGPGGPPAPAPRVTKRKRVQPPGSARRPILEEEYGDGALRRSRAALPEPSSTHERTKGCKERAVFLFLEHWKKRALSAVPGEERARRPGRRRPAAGRLLARWRSVARRVPGRQIRRLSRTTVLYWPQHFLPYVGGSPMPHDTLPLDLFMLGYFQLLEMPLSPEERRFRHLLCYEMFDRLGSHSWHRVRRFHRTVLEQIEAGHRHWLDGFEDLVQEFFGDDPVAVVESLAEPPSMAPEGQGAAVPVPELGEFSEEDLCRFIDRSFSFWKEKEAEMFDT from the coding sequence ATGCAGGGGTGTCACACCCCGGGGATGCCACACACGGCGGCAGCGGCACGGGGGGCGTGCGGCACGGCCTCAGGAGCCCCTTTGCCCTCTCTCCCGCCGCAGCCTGGGAGCCGCTCGCCGCCCCTGTGCCGCGGGGGCGTACCGGGACCCGCCGGGCAGCCGATGCGGGAGGAGGACATGCAGCACCTGGAGAGGCAGCTGGGGAGCCTGCGGGTGATGCACGAGGCGGGGCAGCCGCTTCCAGGGGGGccgcaggaggagctgctgccgcTCGCACCGCCCTCCGCAGCCCCGGCACCCCCCCGGCGCTTCGCCCTCGCCCAGCAGGACGCGCCCGCCCGCGGCAGCCGGTCCCCCCCGGTGCCGAGGAGCGCGGCCGCAGCACCGGCCACCCCGAGGGGCCGGGAGAGCCCcggggcggggggagcggggggcgGCCCCGGTGCCCAGCACGACGTCCGCAGCGAGATCCTGGGTTGCGGTGTGTCCGTCCGCAGCCTCAAGGCCAACTACGAGGGGCCAGGGGGACCCCCCGCGCCTGCCCCCAGGGTCACCAAGCGCAAGCGGGTGCAGCCCCCTGGTAGCGCCCGCCGGCCCATCCTGGAGGAGGAATACGGGGATGGGGCGCTGcggaggagcagggcagcgcTGCCGGAGCCCAGCAGCACACATGAACGCACCAAGGGGTGCAAGGAGCGCGCAGTCTTCCTCTTCCTGGAGCACTGGAAGAAGCGGGCGCTCTCGGCGGTGCCCGGGGAGGAGCGGGCACGGCGGCCGGGAAGGCGGCGACCGGCAGCGGGGCGGCTGCTGGCCCGCTGGAGGAGTGTTGCCCGCCGGGTCCCAGGCCGTCAGATCCGGCGGCTGAGCCGCACCACGGTGCTCTACTGGCCCCAACACTTCCTGCCCTACGTCGGCGGCTCGCCCATGCCCCACGACACCCTCCCGCTCGACCTCTTCATGCTGGGCTacttccagctgctggagatgCCCCTCAGCCCCGAGGAGCGGCGCTTCCGCCACCTCCTCTGCTACGAGATGTTTGACCgcctgggcagccacagctggcaccgCGTCCGCCGCTTCCACCGCACCGTGCTGGAGCAGATCGAGGCTGGCCACCGCCACTGGCTCGACGGCTTTGAGGACCTCGTGCAGGAGTTTTTTGGGGATGACCCCGTGGCAGTGGTAGagagcctggcagagccccCCAGCATGGCCCCGGAAGGgcagggggcagcagtgccggtACCGGAGCTGGGAGAGTTCAGCGAGGAGGACCTCTGCCGCTTCATTGACCGCAGCTTCTCCTtctggaaggagaaggaggcagAGATGTTCGACACTTGA
- the TNFRSF25 gene encoding tumor necrosis factor receptor superfamily member 25 — protein sequence MKCCCPGVAWVTLAALWLAASESQPPGWRDHAVLRGQRVLVQPLLRLRRHTDRRQCPDGMNWVETARQCCPQCPAGTFLREACVCDPCPAGTFRTRPNTLSECEACYECDQHAFQSVLSNCSATSNIACGCEPGRFRDCVDTLCTEFSCKKCQTCTGRLIQRPCSELQDTLCDSSCKPDFYKEGDECRPCHMRAVDTCGNECQQACGSNNNKGSGLEYILLGLTGPLFLGALAIYHKRKRLWHGGGPHPMAQATTSMPGAAATPWYQFNAWRWHNPCWTHPYSPQETERGTGTAKKSFQQEALLREPPSEEGKPSSSPEPRGALLQGSQLYAVIDVVPVRRWKEFMRMLELREAEIELVELEVVHIRDQQYEMLKRWCQQTSATLDHVFAALERMELAGCAEALRQSLPVGP from the exons ATGAAGTGTTGCTGCCCTGGGGTGGCTTGG GTGACCTTGGCAGCGCTGTGGCTGGCAGCCAGCGAATCGCAGCCCCCAGGGTGGCGGGACCACGCCGTGCTGCGAGGGCAGCGGGTCCTGGTGCAGCCACTCCTTCGCCTGAGGAGACACACGGACAGACGGCAGTGCCCTGACGGCATGAACTGGGTGGAGACTGCTCGTCAGTGCTGCCCTCAGTGTCCCGCAG ggacatTCCTGAGAGAGGCCTGCGTGTGTGATCCCTGTCCTGCCGGCACATTCCGCACCCGGCCCAACACCCTCAGCGAGTGCGAGGCCTGCTATGAGTGTGACCAACACG ctttcCAGAGTGTGCTGAGCAACTGCTCGGCCACCAGCAACATCGCCTGTGGCTGTGAGCCCGGCCGATTCCGTGATTGCGTTGACACGCTGTGCACCGAATTCTCTTGCAAGAAGTGCCAGACCTGCACTGGACGCCTTATCCAGCGACCCT gctcagagctgcaggacaCACTTTGTGACAGCAGCTGCAAGCCTGACTTCTACAAAGAGGGTGATGAATGCCGGCCATGTCACAT GCGTGCCGTGGACACGTGTGGCAATGAGTGCCAGCAAGCGTGcggcagcaacaacaacaaag GCTCAGGTCTGGAGTACATCCTGCTGGGACTCACCGGGCCTCTCTTCCTGGGTGCCCTGGCCATCTACCACAAGAGGAAGAGGCTCTGGCATGGGGGTGGTCCCCACCCCATGGCACAGGCCACCACCTCAatgcccggggctgcagccacacCATGGTACCAGTTCAACGCCTGGAGGTGGCACAACCCGTGCTGGACCCACCCATACTCCCCACAAGAGACAGAgcgaggcactggcacagcaaaGAAGAGCTTCCAACAGGAGGCGTTGCTGCGTGAGCCACCCAGTGAGGAAGGAAAGCCCTCCTCATCCCCAGAGCCCCGCGGTGCcttgctgcagggcagccagctcTACGCCGTCATCGACGTGGTGCCAGTGCGGCGCTGGAAGGAGTTCATGAGGATGCTGGAGCTGCGGGAGGCAGAGATTGAGCTGGTAGAGCTGGAGGTGGTGCACATCCGTGACCAGCAGTACGAGATGCTGAAGCGCTGGTGCCAGCAGACCAGTGCCACACTGGACCACGTCTTTGCCGCCCTGGAGCGCATGGAGCTGGCCGGCTGTGCTGAGGCACTGCGCCAGAGTCTGCCCGTGGGACCCTGA